One genomic window of Candidatus Nitrospira inopinata includes the following:
- a CDS encoding ShlB/FhaC/HecB family hemolysin secretion/activation protein — translation MVKWFGGMTVAMGVIIGIGIAEGRAGSEVLVRPVLADGPMMSASSQSVSPSDATAPSEPPVQPRSRADENPAAPPSSEGGPDGFTIQEFVVDGSTLLSREKIDDVLGKFKGRGKTIKDIERARIELEKAYQQLGYPTVLVVVPEQTVEQGTIRMEVIEGRLSKVEVTDNRYFSKLNIRGKLPSARLGALLYEPDFVKQLDAVNANPDLQVAPILKPGSSQGDVELELRVKDRLPLHAKITADNKGPFTTPLHRLTWEAQYANMWDADHILTLQTTQTPTDWGAVQAYGFSYVAPIGWPDRLLAVYASKVLSNSVLAGTSLPISGGNVAVAGNATMAGMRYLFPIFKESAFKHQLSLGLDFKRLEETEATFPGNLGTALVLGPIQYLPASIGYAGAYPDRYGTTTFNATVLGYVAGLIPGGRKQDFRGDPNNIDQNPGQRASSSGTFGVIKTSLGRMQPLPGGFLLSGRVDGQWATEPLIPAESYFAGGMDTVRGYVQSSALGDNAFFWRAEVYTPDLPSVPLDYFWQRRRSSEWKATVKFLGFYDYARLWVQKAPAGQTDLFRLEGVGAGLRLRVEPINLTLSFDQAVALQDAADTKKGDTFAHFLLSVGF, via the coding sequence ATGGTCAAATGGTTTGGGGGCATGACCGTGGCGATGGGGGTCATCATAGGCATCGGCATTGCGGAAGGTCGAGCCGGGTCCGAGGTGCTCGTCCGACCCGTGCTTGCAGATGGGCCGATGATGTCGGCGTCATCGCAGTCCGTCTCGCCGTCCGACGCGACGGCGCCGTCCGAGCCGCCAGTTCAGCCTCGTTCGCGCGCCGACGAGAATCCGGCGGCGCCTCCATCGAGTGAAGGGGGGCCGGATGGCTTCACCATTCAAGAATTCGTGGTGGACGGCAGCACCCTCTTGTCGCGCGAGAAGATCGACGATGTTCTTGGCAAGTTTAAAGGGCGGGGCAAGACGATCAAAGACATCGAGCGGGCTCGAATCGAGCTGGAAAAGGCCTATCAGCAATTGGGGTACCCGACGGTCTTGGTCGTGGTGCCGGAGCAGACGGTCGAGCAGGGAACGATCAGAATGGAAGTCATCGAGGGGCGGCTGTCGAAAGTCGAAGTGACCGACAACCGCTACTTCTCCAAGTTGAACATACGCGGAAAGCTGCCGTCGGCGCGCCTGGGCGCGCTGCTCTATGAGCCGGACTTCGTCAAGCAGTTGGACGCGGTCAATGCCAATCCCGATCTGCAAGTCGCGCCCATCCTCAAGCCGGGCAGTTCGCAGGGGGACGTCGAGTTGGAACTGCGGGTCAAGGATCGGCTCCCGCTGCACGCCAAAATCACCGCGGACAACAAGGGGCCTTTCACCACCCCGCTGCATCGTCTGACGTGGGAAGCGCAATACGCCAACATGTGGGACGCCGATCATATCCTCACGCTGCAAACCACGCAGACCCCGACGGATTGGGGAGCGGTGCAGGCCTACGGGTTCAGCTATGTGGCGCCGATCGGTTGGCCCGACCGGCTGTTGGCCGTCTATGCGTCCAAGGTCCTGAGCAATTCCGTATTGGCCGGGACGTCTCTGCCGATCAGCGGAGGGAACGTGGCGGTGGCCGGCAACGCAACCATGGCGGGGATGCGCTATCTGTTTCCGATTTTCAAAGAGAGCGCGTTCAAGCATCAGCTCTCCCTCGGGCTCGACTTCAAGCGGCTTGAGGAGACGGAAGCGACCTTCCCCGGCAACCTTGGCACGGCGCTGGTGTTGGGGCCGATTCAATATCTGCCGGCATCGATCGGTTATGCCGGCGCCTATCCCGATCGGTATGGAACCACGACGTTTAACGCCACCGTGCTGGGGTATGTCGCGGGGCTGATTCCCGGAGGGCGAAAACAAGACTTTCGAGGAGACCCGAACAACATCGATCAGAATCCCGGCCAACGGGCTTCGTCAAGCGGGACGTTCGGCGTCATCAAAACAAGCCTCGGCCGCATGCAGCCGTTGCCGGGAGGGTTTCTCCTGTCCGGCCGTGTCGACGGCCAATGGGCGACCGAACCGCTGATTCCCGCGGAATCCTATTTCGCCGGCGGCATGGATACCGTTCGCGGATACGTCCAAAGTTCCGCGCTCGGAGACAACGCCTTTTTCTGGCGCGCCGAGGTCTATACGCCCGATCTGCCGTCCGTTCCGTTGGATTACTTCTGGCAACGGCGCCGGAGCTCGGAATGGAAAGCAACCGTCAAATTTCTCGGATTCTACGACTATGCCCGACTGTGGGTGCAGAAGGCTCCCGCCGGGCAAACCGATCTGTTCCGCTTGGAGGGCGTGGGTGCAGGCCTTCGCCTGAGAGTCGAGCCGATCAACTTGACGCTTTCGTTCGATCAGGCCGTGGCGTTGCAAGACGCCGCGGATACCAAGAAGGGGGACACCTTCGCGCATTTCCTCTTGAGCGTCGGATTTTAA
- a CDS encoding two-partner secretion domain-containing protein — translation MGSTGRATKRWETAVRKATVGWTATGMLAWGLSAGLAVPLHAEVVITDVVHGRVEVRPPQTQLDGRIRTDVVQSTARAIVHASDFNIAPNHVVNVIQPNASAWMLARVFGPATHIDGALNATGSLILLNPNGVLIGPTGQVNVGGLFAASTLAMSNGNFLNGVYLFQDSGTNGVIRNAGAINAGVEGVYLFAPNVENAATGVITSANGHVTLGAGRTAFLSNRPDGRGFLAEVTAPAGEALNLGQLLADGGQVTLAGRVVNQGNLVQANSVVQRNGRIELIASERITLQAGSRTSSTGGEVGAHGGTIVARAADRDAGGTRINGAVTVEAGAVVDVGPAAGGVAGEVWLGGTVTANGLVHRLIPNQVTLGDGQLLALASNLGRGEVNVLAMDDIHVTVGPSAPLDFLAIPSGQRGTFHLHAGRNLTWTNSRFASEGVPWNIVARAGNDVTVNASEVSTAGGASIHLHAGRDLSLVDGSLTFARVHTANLGHEILGGDISLTALRDIVAPSPFERYSDGVSLPGIHVGLPGNLTIRAGQDLRGPASPNPTVRPRAFGFTLQGGIADVAAGRDIGSDTAPVNLVLGGFTDNGDGTYTVPAAAANLNAGRSIYFSLAEDFGLREAGVLTANGTTRIDAGTVLRAPLITTTRTDESTGLPIHILPTQLNLAARTGDVLIQQDRPTGVFANERRLLPSVFSARADQGNVTFVTGSSPLRFWPSNEGRIQIHAHQAIRGLGPLQTVPDQNSVLIFTGLPSDPAARWVRVSRSEALADPLLARWFYQWGDLSFVNGSPVSPLPPGLVGLPPASIREKPLILQRSTSPGIVTLYPGDIRSLVGGDVTEQTLGVALQTSAPSSVGRGMTIAMSTEEGDITSLQLNFLSPFLRQTTISSGGDIRSVLLNISTPQLPGDRPSAIVHAGGSIDLTRVPGFNTSGIRFFGNGTAEVRANGNLNLGDSFGIVHLLGNTRDAVAQRRQGGVLDIGIGGRIEMTQSQIATFNGAAIFIHGADGVRVADDAGRMIPGAVEVRTLLVDRDGAMVLALPNESGTAVPIQAYRTVLPVGQTTEQNVFTAQDVSNGRVELVWKPLFVEQTGQLFLVGGERVRQGEQIVFQEKVVAVDLNPARTADGTPILVDGRPALVDGRIMLEVGGQRVSVVTPVGGRVNIGGTVATRNAEQTGIVTLRGGDITILSTGDVDVNRSRVGTFDTGNILIKSTSGTINAGSGSRNERSLFVIDNGDGTSTPATVPGSGIFTWERDDPDMTTLPFPKFDTPAMEALKANIAKRRFLGRDTSDLEAQFNRLSRERMVEYDRIFEEFIAAPFGPGSRPLQLGDISLIAARNIDVPSAGIRGRRINLEAGESLNLLGGLIIGKTTFTASTVSGSIGAFAGAAAGSVGGASVSAAGGAGGSSVGGLSGVTSTVSATSAATSTTSSTAAKSVEQVQQTAEESAGTAAPAAQPGAGDRRQVASADTEKSKKSQMTRSIRMGRGVVIQVDVKPAAQ, via the coding sequence ATGGGATCGACCGGGAGAGCGACCAAACGATGGGAAACGGCCGTTCGGAAAGCAACCGTCGGATGGACCGCGACGGGGATGCTGGCGTGGGGACTCTCAGCAGGTCTCGCCGTTCCGCTCCACGCGGAGGTCGTCATCACGGATGTGGTGCACGGCAGGGTGGAGGTCCGCCCGCCGCAGACCCAGCTTGACGGTCGAATCAGAACCGACGTCGTGCAGTCCACGGCTCGGGCGATCGTGCACGCGAGCGATTTCAACATCGCGCCCAATCACGTGGTCAACGTGATTCAACCGAACGCGTCGGCCTGGATGCTGGCCCGCGTGTTTGGACCGGCGACCCACATTGACGGCGCACTTAATGCCACCGGCTCGCTCATTCTTCTCAATCCCAACGGAGTCTTGATTGGACCGACGGGCCAAGTGAACGTCGGCGGCCTCTTCGCCGCCTCGACGTTGGCGATGAGCAACGGCAACTTCCTCAACGGCGTTTACCTGTTTCAGGACAGTGGAACGAACGGCGTTATTCGCAATGCGGGAGCGATCAACGCGGGCGTGGAGGGGGTCTATCTCTTCGCGCCGAACGTGGAGAACGCCGCCACCGGCGTCATCACGAGCGCCAACGGGCACGTGACGTTGGGAGCGGGGAGAACGGCGTTTCTCTCCAATCGGCCTGACGGCAGGGGGTTTTTGGCGGAAGTGACGGCGCCAGCCGGCGAGGCGCTGAATCTGGGCCAATTGTTGGCCGACGGCGGTCAGGTGACGTTGGCTGGGCGGGTCGTCAATCAGGGCAATCTGGTTCAGGCCAACAGCGTCGTGCAGCGCAACGGCCGAATCGAACTGATCGCGAGCGAGCGGATCACTCTGCAAGCCGGCAGTCGCACGAGCAGTACGGGCGGCGAGGTCGGCGCCCATGGCGGCACGATCGTGGCGCGCGCGGCCGATCGCGATGCAGGCGGAACTCGCATCAACGGCGCGGTGACCGTTGAAGCCGGGGCGGTTGTGGACGTCGGCCCCGCTGCCGGAGGCGTCGCCGGAGAGGTGTGGCTCGGCGGGACCGTGACGGCCAACGGCCTGGTCCATCGGCTGATTCCCAATCAAGTCACGCTCGGCGACGGTCAGCTCTTGGCCTTGGCGTCAAATTTGGGACGGGGAGAAGTCAACGTGTTGGCGATGGATGACATTCACGTAACCGTCGGCCCGTCGGCTCCTCTCGATTTTTTGGCGATTCCCTCGGGGCAGAGGGGGACCTTCCATCTGCACGCGGGCCGTAACCTCACCTGGACCAACAGCCGATTTGCCAGCGAGGGGGTTCCATGGAACATCGTCGCCAGGGCGGGGAACGATGTGACCGTCAACGCCAGCGAAGTCAGCACGGCGGGCGGGGCCTCCATTCATCTCCATGCGGGGCGGGATCTTTCCTTGGTCGATGGAAGCTTGACCTTTGCTCGCGTGCACACCGCGAATCTTGGCCATGAAATTCTCGGGGGCGATATCAGCCTCACGGCCCTGCGGGATATTGTGGCTCCGAGTCCGTTCGAACGGTATAGCGACGGGGTTTCTCTGCCGGGCATTCACGTTGGACTCCCCGGCAACTTAACGATTCGCGCCGGGCAAGATCTCCGAGGGCCGGCATCGCCGAATCCGACGGTCAGGCCTCGAGCGTTCGGCTTTACCCTGCAAGGCGGGATTGCCGACGTAGCGGCGGGGCGCGATATTGGAAGTGACACAGCGCCTGTCAATCTGGTTCTTGGAGGGTTCACGGACAATGGCGACGGGACCTATACTGTGCCGGCAGCGGCTGCAAATCTCAATGCGGGCCGGTCGATCTATTTTAGCCTCGCGGAAGATTTCGGCCTGCGGGAAGCAGGGGTCTTGACGGCCAATGGAACGACGAGAATCGATGCCGGCACGGTGCTGAGGGCTCCATTGATCACCACAACCAGGACCGATGAATCGACAGGGTTGCCGATTCACATTTTACCGACTCAATTAAACCTCGCAGCGCGGACCGGTGACGTGCTCATCCAACAGGATCGGCCGACCGGGGTATTCGCCAATGAACGAAGGCTGCTCCCCTCGGTCTTTTCCGCCAGGGCCGATCAAGGGAACGTGACTTTTGTAACCGGCAGCTCCCCACTGCGATTCTGGCCCTCGAACGAAGGGCGGATCCAGATTCATGCGCATCAGGCGATCAGGGGATTGGGGCCGTTGCAAACCGTGCCCGATCAAAATTCCGTGCTGATCTTTACCGGCCTCCCCAGCGATCCAGCCGCCCGCTGGGTTCGCGTCAGCCGAAGCGAAGCGTTGGCGGATCCCTTGTTGGCAAGGTGGTTTTACCAATGGGGAGACCTCAGCTTCGTAAATGGAAGCCCCGTGAGCCCCCTTCCTCCCGGTCTCGTCGGCTTGCCCCCGGCAAGTATTCGTGAGAAACCCCTCATCCTGCAGCGAAGCACATCCCCCGGGATTGTCACATTGTACCCAGGCGACATCCGATCATTGGTGGGAGGAGATGTCACCGAACAAACCTTGGGGGTGGCTCTTCAAACTTCTGCGCCGAGCTCGGTCGGCCGAGGCATGACCATCGCCATGTCAACGGAGGAGGGGGATATTACCTCGTTGCAGCTCAATTTTCTGAGCCCGTTTTTGAGACAAACCACCATCAGTTCCGGGGGCGATATTCGGAGCGTCCTGCTCAATATCTCCACGCCGCAATTGCCGGGTGACCGGCCGTCGGCGATCGTTCATGCCGGGGGCTCGATCGATTTAACGAGAGTGCCGGGTTTCAATACATCGGGTATCCGGTTTTTCGGCAATGGGACTGCGGAAGTCCGCGCCAACGGGAATCTGAATTTGGGCGACAGTTTTGGAATCGTCCATCTGCTTGGCAATACCCGTGATGCGGTCGCCCAACGAAGACAAGGAGGAGTATTGGACATCGGAATCGGCGGGCGCATCGAGATGACCCAATCTCAGATCGCGACCTTCAACGGGGCGGCGATCTTCATCCATGGAGCGGACGGAGTGCGTGTTGCCGATGATGCCGGCCGAATGATTCCGGGAGCGGTCGAAGTCAGAACTTTACTTGTCGATCGAGACGGCGCCATGGTCTTGGCCTTGCCGAATGAGAGCGGGACAGCCGTTCCCATTCAAGCCTATAGAACGGTTCTTCCCGTCGGTCAAACGACCGAGCAAAACGTGTTTACGGCGCAGGACGTGTCGAACGGCCGGGTTGAATTGGTCTGGAAACCGTTGTTTGTCGAGCAGACGGGGCAACTGTTTTTGGTCGGAGGCGAGCGGGTTCGTCAAGGAGAGCAAATCGTGTTCCAAGAAAAGGTGGTCGCCGTCGATTTGAATCCGGCCAGGACGGCCGATGGCACTCCGATTCTTGTTGATGGAAGGCCGGCCCTGGTAGACGGCAGAATCATGCTCGAAGTCGGCGGGCAGCGGGTGTCTGTGGTGACGCCGGTCGGCGGGCGGGTCAACATCGGCGGCACGGTGGCGACTCGGAATGCAGAGCAAACCGGCATTGTGACCCTGCGAGGCGGCGACATCACGATTCTCTCGACCGGCGATGTCGATGTGAACCGCTCCCGCGTCGGCACCTTCGATACCGGCAATATCCTGATTAAATCCACGTCCGGGACGATCAATGCCGGTAGCGGAAGCAGAAATGAGCGGTCGCTGTTCGTCATCGACAATGGAGATGGAACCAGCACCCCGGCCACAGTGCCGGGCAGCGGGATCTTCACCTGGGAGCGGGACGATCCAGACATGACGACGTTACCCTTTCCCAAGTTTGATACGCCGGCGATGGAGGCGTTGAAGGCGAACATTGCCAAGCGGCGATTCCTTGGGCGCGACACGAGCGACCTCGAAGCTCAGTTCAATCGATTGAGCAGAGAGCGGATGGTGGAGTATGACCGCATTTTCGAAGAATTCATTGCTGCGCCGTTCGGCCCGGGGAGCCGTCCCCTCCAGCTCGGCGATATCAGTCTGATTGCCGCCAGAAATATCGATGTGCCGTCGGCCGGGATCAGGGGCAGGCGCATTAATCTGGAGGCGGGAGAATCATTGAATCTCTTAGGCGGGTTGATCATCGGAAAGACCACGTTTACTGCCTCGACGGTTTCCGGTTCTATCGGCGCCTTTGCCGGTGCTGCAGCAGGATCTGTGGGGGGCGCATCCGTCTCAGCGGCGGGCGGCGCCGGAGGCAGCTCGGTCGGGGGCTTAAGCGGGGTGACCTCGACGGTCTCGGCGACCTCGGCGGCGACGAGTACAACCTCATCCACCGCTGCCAAGTCTGTCGAGCAAGTTCAGCAAACCGCCGAAGAATCGGCAGGAACAGCAGCGCCGGCTGCTCAACCGGGCGCTGGCGACAGACGACAGGTGGCTTCGGCCGATACGGAAAAAAGCAAGAAATCCCAAATGACCCGGTCGATTCGCATGGGACGCGGAGTCGTCATTCAAGTCGACGTCAAGCCGGCGGCTCAATAA
- a CDS encoding MotA/TolQ/ExbB proton channel family protein, which produces MDMSSGGVAFALSHATLEGKITISVLLVFSLVSWTIIVNKFRQLGKAKRRNGAFLEAYSKSQASLSLFGKGPIKELQGSPMYDLYYGGCEELKTQQEKYGAERVPRHGMNAVRIALERVLGESAVNLESGMIVLATAISGGPFIGLLGTVWGVMDTFSGIGRAQQATLTTMAPGVASALIATVAGLMVAIPSLFCYNYLVTKTKTLTMELDNFAAHLETVFMAEYLQEKNGATDDDVEDYRPGGHRQEAEPSGAATAH; this is translated from the coding sequence ATGGATATGAGCTCGGGCGGCGTCGCGTTTGCGTTGAGTCACGCGACGCTGGAAGGAAAGATCACCATTTCGGTGCTGCTCGTGTTCTCTCTGGTCAGTTGGACGATCATCGTCAACAAGTTTCGCCAACTGGGGAAAGCCAAGAGACGAAACGGGGCGTTCTTGGAGGCCTATTCCAAATCCCAGGCATCGCTCAGCCTGTTCGGCAAAGGGCCCATCAAGGAGCTTCAAGGGTCCCCGATGTACGACCTCTATTACGGAGGCTGTGAAGAGCTCAAAACCCAGCAAGAGAAGTACGGAGCCGAGAGGGTGCCCCGGCACGGCATGAACGCCGTGCGGATCGCCTTGGAACGGGTGCTGGGGGAATCGGCGGTGAATTTGGAATCGGGGATGATCGTCTTGGCCACCGCCATCAGCGGCGGGCCGTTCATCGGACTGTTGGGCACGGTCTGGGGCGTGATGGATACGTTCTCCGGCATCGGTCGCGCGCAACAGGCCACCCTCACCACGATGGCTCCCGGCGTGGCCTCGGCGTTGATCGCCACGGTGGCCGGGCTGATGGTCGCGATCCCCTCGCTGTTTTGTTACAACTATTTGGTCACGAAAACCAAAACTCTGACGATGGAGCTCGACAATTTCGCCGCTCATCTGGAGACCGTATTCATGGCCGAGTATCTTCAGGAGAAAAACGGGGCGACGGACGATGACGTGGAGGATTATCGTCCGGGCGGCCACCGGCAAGAAGCGGAACCCTCCGGCGCGGCGACGGCGCATTGA
- a CDS encoding ExbD/TolR family protein, with the protein MRRFSKKTHGAVADINITPLLDLAWVLLVIFIITTTAMVQGIELKLPESTPHETDMESNTPTLSVKKNGDVYLDEERVKLGDLEKLIRDLKAAKGGKLPLVLRGDAGVEYKHVVAVLDILQRIPVEDLALATKPFNEP; encoded by the coding sequence ATGAGACGATTTTCAAAGAAAACACACGGCGCCGTCGCCGACATCAATATCACGCCGCTGCTCGATTTGGCCTGGGTGCTGCTGGTCATCTTCATCATCACCACGACCGCGATGGTGCAGGGCATCGAGCTGAAGCTGCCGGAATCGACGCCGCACGAAACGGACATGGAGAGCAATACCCCGACCCTCTCCGTCAAGAAAAACGGCGACGTGTACTTGGACGAAGAGCGGGTGAAACTTGGCGATCTGGAAAAGCTGATTCGCGACCTGAAAGCGGCCAAGGGCGGCAAGCTGCCGCTGGTGCTCCGCGGCGACGCGGGCGTCGAATATAAACATGTCGTGGCGGTGTTGGACATTTTGCAACGGATTCCCGTCGAAGATCTCGCCCTGGCCACGAAACCGTTCAATGAGCCCTAG
- a CDS encoding TonB family protein yields the protein MAGYRGFEKKKSKLGTTLLIVGLIHVGIAAGLYWVSQTEWGQNLIKVYKLTAFEKKEPPPPPEKEPEPEPEPPKPEPKPEAPMPEPEPQEAPPPPPPVTEAPPPQVASLPPPTSPDPFAIGKSRNRFAGYSDILTAMIQAKYQQPPSLPDDLEYAVLCELVIDEQGRVLQYRLVNSSGSLLFDQSALDALSKLTQVRPPPEGMDRTVIVKFFPPS from the coding sequence ATGGCCGGGTATCGAGGATTTGAAAAAAAGAAGAGCAAGCTCGGCACGACGTTGCTCATTGTCGGTTTGATTCACGTCGGTATTGCCGCGGGGCTTTACTGGGTTTCACAGACCGAGTGGGGCCAGAACCTGATCAAGGTGTACAAGCTCACCGCCTTCGAGAAGAAAGAACCGCCTCCTCCGCCGGAGAAAGAGCCTGAACCGGAACCCGAACCGCCCAAGCCGGAACCCAAACCGGAGGCTCCCATGCCGGAGCCCGAACCGCAAGAGGCTCCTCCGCCTCCGCCGCCGGTGACCGAAGCGCCTCCGCCGCAGGTGGCCAGTCTCCCGCCGCCGACCAGCCCCGATCCGTTCGCCATCGGCAAGAGCCGCAACCGGTTTGCGGGCTACTCGGACATTCTCACGGCCATGATCCAGGCCAAGTATCAGCAACCGCCTTCGCTACCGGACGATCTGGAATATGCCGTGCTCTGCGAGCTGGTGATCGATGAGCAGGGGAGGGTCTTGCAATATCGCCTGGTCAATTCGTCCGGCAGCCTGCTCTTTGACCAATCGGCCCTTGATGCCCTGTCCAAGCTCACGCAGGTTCGCCCCCCGCCGGAAGGGATGGATCGCACCGTCATCGTGAAGTTTTTCCCGCCGTCGTGA
- a CDS encoding substrate-binding domain-containing protein, translating to MTSSKPSMAVLAGLASIVGVAASAHAQAVLNITGASAAKPFVEEVPATLCDNPTGPAPTFRAGAPIPEVFMDGPAGPAQNRLANSKFITWRCQAINVVGRPNIIVRYQSTGSGDGIRRVNERPTLPNGDPNPAARQVYVLENPGSCGAPIDEVDALGRTRRFYPSCTQFSPNPNTNPGGAFVVNLGVSDVAPSSFGQRSQQSSTQFVDFPPQADDNLTLLAPVVTPFSLVVGSAVKLVNPDGTVKTSLTNPQGRVRNLTQLQIEAIFSRQVTRWNQLDGIGADTNGDNVVNASDNQTIILCSRRAGSGTKAAFQATLMKDAREHTGASPPNSLSFNLTLGTPATPTAGPTNLAGISNNDVRDCIQGNPNPTIPSNDPFPFPGPRPAHPTAIAYMEAEQAATVNPAAGYIVAVDGGKARRYDNNNGHELIAEEAVYVGNEKENIRCGKYQYWTFQRLTRRNDPPPTLDEAAVIDAFFASASSPQIINNLPNVGRYWISPADMHVTKQVDKGPVQWKSSVTGVPRCLAQVNDQP from the coding sequence ATGACGTCATCAAAGCCATCCATGGCGGTCCTTGCCGGACTAGCCTCGATCGTTGGGGTTGCAGCTTCGGCCCATGCCCAAGCCGTCCTCAACATCACCGGTGCCTCGGCGGCCAAGCCGTTCGTTGAGGAGGTTCCGGCGACTCTGTGTGATAATCCAACCGGTCCGGCTCCGACCTTCCGAGCCGGTGCCCCGATTCCCGAAGTGTTCATGGACGGGCCGGCCGGTCCGGCGCAGAACCGGCTGGCCAATTCCAAGTTCATTACCTGGCGGTGCCAGGCCATCAATGTCGTGGGCCGGCCGAATATCATCGTTCGTTATCAATCGACTGGGTCAGGGGACGGGATTCGGAGAGTAAACGAACGGCCGACGCTGCCCAATGGCGATCCCAATCCGGCGGCTCGCCAGGTTTACGTGCTGGAGAACCCCGGTTCGTGTGGCGCGCCGATCGACGAGGTCGATGCGTTGGGCCGAACCAGACGTTTTTATCCGAGCTGCACGCAGTTCAGTCCGAACCCGAATACCAATCCGGGAGGGGCGTTCGTGGTCAACCTGGGTGTGTCCGATGTCGCCCCATCGTCATTTGGCCAACGGTCACAGCAGTCCTCGACCCAGTTTGTCGATTTTCCCCCGCAAGCTGATGATAACCTGACCCTGCTCGCACCGGTGGTAACGCCGTTCTCACTCGTGGTCGGAAGTGCCGTCAAGCTGGTGAATCCAGATGGGACGGTCAAAACGAGTCTTACCAATCCACAGGGTCGAGTGCGCAATCTGACACAATTGCAGATAGAAGCGATCTTCTCTCGACAAGTCACGAGGTGGAATCAACTCGACGGAATCGGAGCTGATACGAACGGTGATAATGTCGTAAACGCATCAGACAATCAAACGATCATTCTCTGTTCACGTCGAGCGGGGTCGGGAACCAAGGCGGCATTCCAAGCAACGCTGATGAAGGACGCCCGTGAACACACGGGGGCGTCTCCCCCGAACAGCCTCAGTTTCAATCTGACGTTGGGAACTCCGGCTACTCCGACTGCGGGTCCCACGAATTTAGCTGGTATTTCGAACAACGATGTGCGGGATTGCATCCAGGGCAATCCGAACCCGACGATTCCATCGAATGATCCCTTCCCCTTTCCCGGCCCTCGCCCTGCTCACCCCACGGCCATCGCCTACATGGAAGCCGAACAAGCCGCAACCGTCAATCCCGCCGCCGGTTACATCGTTGCCGTCGATGGTGGGAAGGCCCGCCGTTATGACAATAACAACGGACATGAGCTGATCGCCGAGGAGGCGGTCTATGTTGGCAATGAAAAGGAGAATATTCGCTGCGGCAAATATCAGTATTGGACATTCCAGAGACTGACGAGACGTAACGATCCTCCTCCCACACTGGACGAAGCCGCCGTCATTGATGCGTTTTTTGCCTCAGCCTCAAGCCCTCAAATTATCAACAACCTGCCGAACGTAGGCCGGTACTGGATCTCACCGGCAGATATGCATGTGACAAAACAGGTTGATAAGGGGCCGGTTCAATGGAAGTCGAGTGTCACCGGGGTTCCGCGGTGCCTTGCCCAGGTGAACGATCAACCGTAA